Proteins encoded by one window of Kribbella italica:
- a CDS encoding geranylgeranyl reductase family protein produces the protein MKPVWDLAIVGAGPAGASAALGALAADPTLSVLLLDRADFPRDKTCGDGIAPHVLDLLASVGVNGLLDDWTPVRRLSLERDGLAVDREMQRATWVVPREVFDARLVEAAVAAGAQLVNRRVRSVEVLADCVVLDGSIAARVVIGADGAQSVVRRALGLQAAPAALAIRGYAPTRAGREARQVIVYGPGRQPSYAWSFDRGDGLSNVGYGEALHPGRAHPTRAQLLEKLEKLLPDSTRDGTAWKAHHLPLTTWRWQPPRGRVLLAGDAAALINPMTGEGIYYAVATGLHAGRAAVGSRRDSPAVDGSGAGAIYRKLVGPLAVHFRHATLAGRLSGVPMILDAGIRGAAADQGVFDDLVALGLADGRITGRVLRSLVRR, from the coding sequence GTGAAGCCCGTGTGGGACTTGGCGATCGTCGGGGCCGGACCGGCCGGTGCTTCGGCTGCGTTGGGGGCGCTCGCGGCCGATCCAACGCTGTCGGTGCTGCTGCTCGATCGGGCCGACTTCCCGCGGGACAAGACGTGCGGGGACGGGATCGCGCCGCACGTACTCGATCTGCTCGCGTCGGTCGGCGTGAACGGGCTGCTGGACGACTGGACTCCCGTACGGCGTTTGTCGCTCGAGCGCGACGGGCTGGCGGTCGACCGAGAGATGCAGCGGGCGACGTGGGTCGTGCCGCGGGAGGTGTTCGACGCGCGGCTGGTCGAGGCGGCTGTCGCGGCGGGCGCGCAGTTGGTCAATCGTCGGGTGCGGTCGGTGGAGGTCCTGGCTGATTGCGTGGTGCTGGACGGGTCGATCGCGGCCAGGGTGGTGATCGGCGCGGACGGCGCGCAGTCCGTCGTACGGCGTGCCTTGGGTTTGCAGGCCGCTCCAGCGGCGTTGGCGATTCGGGGTTACGCGCCGACTCGGGCGGGGCGTGAGGCGCGGCAGGTGATCGTGTACGGGCCGGGGCGGCAGCCGTCGTACGCGTGGTCGTTCGATCGCGGCGACGGGTTGTCGAACGTGGGCTACGGCGAGGCCCTGCATCCGGGCCGGGCGCATCCGACGCGGGCGCAGCTGTTGGAGAAGTTGGAGAAGCTGCTGCCGGACTCGACTCGGGACGGAACGGCCTGGAAGGCGCATCATCTGCCGCTCACGACCTGGCGCTGGCAGCCTCCGCGCGGGCGGGTGCTGCTCGCGGGGGATGCCGCGGCGCTGATCAACCCGATGACCGGTGAGGGGATCTACTACGCCGTGGCCACTGGTCTCCACGCGGGCCGGGCAGCCGTCGGCTCCCGCCGTGACAGTCCCGCCGTCGACGGGTCCGGCGCGGGGGCGATCTACCGCAAGCTCGTCGGCCCGCTGGCCGTGCATTTCCGGCACGCAACGCTTGCCGGCCGGCTGTCCGGCGTACCGATGATCCTCGATGCCGGGATCCGTGGCGCAGCGGCTGATCAAGGCGTGTTCGACGACTTGGTGGCGCTCGGGCTGGCGGACGGGCGGATCACCGGGCGGGTCCTCCGGTCGCTCGTTCGCCGCTGA
- a CDS encoding ABC transporter ATP-binding protein yields METIDVRGLRMRYGATDVLHDVSFTTGSGEVLALLGPNGAGKTTTIEILEGFRIRSAGTVAVLGVDPARGDEVWRAKLGVVLQSWRDHGKWRVRELLAHLGRYYADPWDADELIELVGLSDRADHKIKTLSGGQRRRLDVAIGIVGRPELLFLDEPTTGFDPVARHAFHALVRRLATELHTTILLTTHDLDEASKLADRILILADGRVLASGTPDELTRQIAGRDEVRWRVGGTPYVELTGESTAFARELFTRYGEAVSDLEVRRARLEDAYLALVGGDR; encoded by the coding sequence ATGGAAACGATAGACGTCCGCGGTTTGCGGATGCGGTACGGCGCCACCGACGTCCTGCACGACGTGAGCTTCACGACCGGTTCCGGCGAGGTGCTCGCGCTGCTCGGGCCGAACGGCGCGGGCAAGACCACCACGATTGAGATCCTCGAAGGCTTCCGGATCCGCTCGGCCGGGACGGTCGCCGTCCTGGGCGTCGATCCGGCGCGCGGCGACGAGGTTTGGCGGGCCAAGCTCGGCGTGGTCCTGCAGTCCTGGCGCGACCACGGCAAGTGGCGGGTCCGCGAGTTGCTCGCGCACCTCGGCCGGTACTACGCGGACCCCTGGGACGCCGACGAGCTGATCGAGCTGGTCGGCCTGAGCGATCGCGCGGACCACAAGATCAAGACGCTCTCGGGTGGTCAGCGCCGCCGGCTGGATGTTGCCATCGGCATCGTCGGCCGGCCGGAGCTGCTGTTCCTCGACGAGCCGACGACCGGCTTCGACCCGGTCGCCCGGCACGCCTTTCACGCGCTGGTCCGGCGGCTGGCGACCGAGCTGCACACGACGATCCTGCTCACGACGCACGATCTCGACGAGGCGAGCAAGCTGGCCGACCGGATCCTGATTCTCGCCGACGGCCGCGTCCTGGCGAGTGGGACGCCGGACGAGCTGACCCGCCAGATCGCCGGTCGCGACGAGGTCCGCTGGCGGGTCGGCGGTACGCCGTACGTGGAACTGACGGGGGAGTCGACGGCGTTCGCCCGCGAGCTCTTCACCCGGTACGGCGAGGCGGTGAGCGATCTGGAAGTGCGGCGGGCCCGGCTGGAGGACGCGTACCTGGCGCTGGTCGGAGGCGACCGATGA
- a CDS encoding APC family permease translates to MTELRRALGLGDAVVVGLGAMIGAGVFAVFAPAAAVAGSGLLIALALAALVAYCNATSSARLAALYPESGGTYVYGRERLGPFWGYLAGWSFVVGKTASCAAMALTAGSYLWPEHHRLVAIVAVLALTSLNYFGVQKAAWASRIIVGFVLLVLAAVVVSGLAADTTQYERLQLDGLHLSGVLQAAGLLFFAFAGYARIATLGEEVRDPARTIPRAVPIALTITLITYAAVAVTALGVLGPARLASATDPLADLVHAAGLPVLGPAVRIGATVAALGALLALILGVSRTTLAMARDGHLPRPLAAIHPRHRIPHRAELAVGLIVVLVVLVADLRGAIGFSSFGVLVYYAIANASAATLRPGRYVVPVGGLIGCLVLAFALPLRSVVGGLVVLGAGAAVYLLRRAWR, encoded by the coding sequence ATGACGGAACTGCGTCGCGCCCTGGGACTCGGCGACGCCGTCGTGGTCGGCCTCGGCGCGATGATCGGTGCCGGGGTCTTCGCCGTCTTCGCTCCCGCGGCCGCCGTCGCCGGCTCAGGTCTGCTGATCGCGCTCGCGCTGGCTGCGCTGGTCGCCTACTGCAACGCGACCTCCTCCGCCCGTTTGGCCGCCCTGTACCCGGAGTCCGGCGGCACCTACGTCTACGGCCGTGAACGCCTCGGCCCGTTCTGGGGCTACCTGGCCGGCTGGTCCTTCGTCGTCGGCAAGACCGCGTCCTGCGCGGCGATGGCCCTCACCGCGGGCTCGTACCTCTGGCCCGAGCACCACCGCCTCGTCGCGATCGTGGCGGTGCTCGCACTGACGAGCCTGAACTACTTCGGCGTGCAGAAGGCCGCGTGGGCGAGCCGGATCATCGTCGGCTTCGTGCTCCTGGTGCTCGCCGCGGTCGTCGTCAGCGGTCTGGCCGCGGACACCACGCAGTACGAGCGGTTGCAGCTCGACGGCCTGCACCTCTCCGGCGTACTCCAGGCAGCCGGTCTGCTCTTCTTCGCCTTCGCCGGCTACGCGCGGATCGCGACCCTCGGCGAGGAGGTCCGCGATCCCGCGCGGACCATTCCTCGCGCGGTCCCGATCGCGTTGACGATCACGCTCATCACGTACGCCGCGGTGGCGGTCACCGCCTTGGGCGTGCTCGGTCCGGCCCGGCTGGCCTCGGCGACGGACCCGCTGGCCGACCTCGTCCACGCGGCCGGTCTACCGGTGCTTGGGCCGGCCGTCCGGATCGGCGCCACCGTCGCAGCCCTCGGAGCGCTGCTCGCGCTGATCCTCGGTGTCTCCCGAACCACCCTCGCGATGGCCCGCGACGGGCACCTCCCGCGGCCCCTCGCCGCGATCCACCCGCGGCACCGGATCCCGCACCGGGCCGAGCTGGCGGTCGGGCTGATCGTCGTACTGGTGGTGCTCGTGGCGGATCTGCGCGGGGCGATCGGGTTCTCGTCGTTCGGCGTCCTGGTGTACTACGCGATCGCCAACGCCTCCGCGGCGACGCTGCGGCCCGGGCGGTACGTCGTACCGGTGGGTGGGCTGATTGGTTGCCTGGTGCTGGCCTTCGCGCTGCCGCTGCGTTCTGTGGTGGGCGGACTGGTCGTCCTGGGAGCGGGGGCCGCGGTCTATCTGCTGCGGCGTGCCTGGCGTTGA
- a CDS encoding ABC transporter permease has product MKAWRLGWARGVVELRQSFSNGGDLVSHFLWPVLMLVALFFLRDREFAGTGILLGTLALPSILGMNAAMGMVSMSQQLTADREDGTLLRAKATPYGVQAYLVGKVVSVAGGLIADLVILFVPAMFLVDGLVFTPLSLLSLLGVLLLGLVATLPIGAILGSAFPSARAQGLVQLPVLAMIAISGIFYPLTALPGWVQVVAQFSPIYWLGLGTRSALLPDATVVVEAGESWRSVETVLVLGAWAVVGLLIAPVLLRRMARRESGSSVAVRREKALQRVG; this is encoded by the coding sequence ATGAAGGCCTGGCGGCTGGGATGGGCGCGCGGGGTGGTCGAGCTGCGGCAGTCGTTCAGCAACGGGGGCGATCTGGTCAGCCATTTCCTGTGGCCGGTGCTGATGCTGGTGGCGCTGTTCTTCCTGCGGGACCGGGAGTTCGCGGGGACGGGGATCTTGCTGGGGACGTTGGCGCTGCCGAGCATTCTCGGGATGAACGCGGCGATGGGCATGGTCAGCATGAGTCAGCAGCTCACCGCGGACCGCGAGGACGGAACGTTGCTGCGGGCAAAGGCGACGCCGTACGGCGTACAGGCTTATCTGGTCGGGAAGGTGGTCTCGGTCGCCGGTGGGCTGATCGCGGATCTGGTGATCCTGTTCGTGCCGGCGATGTTCCTGGTGGACGGGCTGGTCTTCACGCCGCTGTCGTTGCTTTCGTTGCTGGGTGTGCTGCTGCTCGGGCTGGTCGCGACCTTGCCGATCGGCGCGATTCTGGGGTCGGCGTTCCCCAGTGCGCGGGCGCAGGGTCTGGTGCAGCTGCCGGTGCTGGCGATGATCGCGATCTCGGGGATCTTCTACCCGCTCACGGCGCTGCCCGGCTGGGTGCAGGTGGTCGCGCAGTTCTCGCCGATCTACTGGCTCGGGCTCGGCACCCGGTCGGCTTTGTTGCCAGATGCAACCGTCGTCGTCGAGGCCGGCGAGTCCTGGCGGTCCGTGGAGACGGTGCTGGTGCTCGGTGCGTGGGCTGTGGTCGGCCTGCTGATCGCGCCGGTGCTGCTGCGCCGGATGGCCCGCCGGGAGTCCGGTTCGTCGGTGGCAGTCCGCCGCGAGAAGGCGCTACAGCGCGTCGGGTGA
- a CDS encoding carboxymuconolactone decarboxylase family protein — translation MDARLNLHGNALAGQILKYVNSAGKAVGGSSLPMATQELVKLRASQINGCGFCTDMHFKDAIAAGETAQRLNLVAAWREATVFTEAERAALELAEEGTRIADAAGGVSDEVWANAAKHYTEDELVVLIAVIAIINTYNRLNVMIQQPAGAYEPGMFG, via the coding sequence ATGGACGCCCGTCTCAACCTGCACGGCAACGCTTTGGCCGGTCAGATCCTGAAGTACGTGAACTCCGCCGGCAAGGCAGTCGGCGGGTCGAGCCTGCCGATGGCGACCCAGGAGCTGGTCAAGCTGCGCGCCAGCCAGATCAACGGCTGCGGCTTCTGCACCGACATGCACTTCAAGGACGCCATCGCCGCCGGCGAAACCGCCCAGCGCCTCAACCTGGTCGCCGCATGGCGCGAGGCAACCGTGTTCACCGAGGCCGAACGCGCCGCCCTGGAACTCGCCGAGGAAGGCACCCGAATCGCCGACGCCGCCGGCGGCGTCTCCGACGAGGTCTGGGCCAACGCCGCCAAGCACTACACCGAAGACGAACTGGTCGTCTTGATCGCGGTCATCGCGATCATCAACACCTACAACCGCCTCAACGTCATGATCCAGCAGCCGGCAGGCGCCTACGAACCAGGCATGTTCGGCTGA
- a CDS encoding alpha/beta hydrolase, whose translation MKLTVPLAIALLGSVLAVPTAAEATPSIRWHQCQTTTDDQEGKALDDAGAQCGDLRVPLDYSRPNGPQITVAMSRLKATDRRIGAMVLNDGGPGGPGLGMPLRLKKAMQETGGRFDLIGMDPRFVGRSTPIDCGWSTGSWIVGAGASRASFERGARFSAGLAEQCKDNPYLPYASTRNTARDIDRIRAALGERRISYLSYSYGTYLGAVYAQLFPQRLDRVVLDGPIDPEAYGPGLLREIAPENEAALKAWAGWAAARHSTYGLGRSREQVLGTIDRIQAAAADGLKVGKYDLDDGWVPALLLANLADDREPARAGFSELVRTLSQATTGPVEPTGDTALMLQFMFTGEMSAPASGQLAILCADRAVSSDLGTYWRDIQKHRRAEPHFGPLTRTVTPCAFWPTTPRETPTRIGNGVPALVVAADGDPRATYPMARKLHRALTGSRMITVRDARKHGIFGEHGNDCADRKVIDYLATGKLPRIDSNC comes from the coding sequence ATGAAGCTGACAGTCCCCCTAGCGATCGCGCTGCTCGGTTCCGTCCTCGCCGTGCCGACCGCCGCCGAAGCAACGCCGTCGATCCGATGGCACCAGTGCCAGACCACGACCGACGACCAGGAAGGCAAAGCGCTCGACGACGCCGGCGCGCAGTGCGGCGACCTCCGGGTCCCGCTCGACTACTCGCGACCGAACGGCCCACAGATCACGGTCGCGATGTCGCGGCTGAAGGCGACCGACCGGCGGATCGGCGCGATGGTCCTCAACGACGGCGGCCCGGGCGGGCCCGGCCTCGGCATGCCGCTGCGGCTGAAGAAGGCGATGCAGGAGACGGGCGGGCGGTTCGACCTGATCGGGATGGATCCCCGGTTCGTCGGCCGCAGTACGCCGATCGACTGCGGCTGGTCGACCGGGAGCTGGATCGTCGGCGCCGGGGCATCGCGCGCGAGTTTCGAACGCGGCGCCCGGTTCTCTGCCGGCCTGGCCGAGCAGTGCAAGGACAACCCGTACCTGCCCTACGCCTCGACCCGCAACACGGCGCGCGACATCGACCGGATCCGGGCCGCGCTCGGGGAGCGGAGGATCTCGTACCTGAGCTACTCGTACGGGACCTACCTCGGCGCGGTGTACGCCCAACTGTTCCCGCAGCGGCTCGACCGGGTCGTGCTCGACGGGCCGATCGACCCCGAGGCCTACGGTCCGGGCCTGCTGCGCGAGATCGCGCCGGAGAACGAGGCCGCCTTGAAAGCCTGGGCCGGCTGGGCCGCAGCGCGGCACTCGACGTACGGGCTGGGGCGCTCGCGCGAACAGGTGCTCGGCACGATCGACCGCATCCAGGCGGCCGCTGCTGACGGGTTGAAGGTCGGCAAGTACGACCTGGACGACGGCTGGGTGCCCGCGCTACTGCTGGCCAACCTCGCCGACGACCGCGAGCCGGCCCGGGCCGGCTTCAGCGAGCTCGTCCGGACGTTGTCCCAGGCAACGACAGGTCCGGTCGAGCCGACCGGCGACACGGCGCTGATGCTGCAGTTCATGTTCACGGGTGAGATGTCGGCGCCGGCCAGCGGACAGCTCGCGATCCTCTGCGCGGACCGGGCCGTCTCCAGCGACCTCGGGACCTACTGGCGTGACATCCAGAAGCACCGCAGGGCCGAGCCGCACTTCGGTCCGCTGACCCGGACGGTCACGCCGTGCGCGTTCTGGCCGACCACACCACGAGAGACCCCGACCCGGATCGGCAACGGCGTACCGGCGCTGGTCGTCGCGGCCGACGGCGATCCGCGAGCCACCTACCCGATGGCGCGAAAGTTGCATCGGGCGCTGACCGGCTCGCGGATGATCACCGTGCGGGACGCGCGCAAGCACGGCATCTTCGGTGAGCACGGCAACGACTGCGCCGACCGGAAGGTGATCGACTACCTTGCCACCGGCAAGCTTCCGCGGATCGACTCGAACTGCTAG
- a CDS encoding GbsR/MarR family transcriptional regulator, which translates to MPGDRLSQDERRAIGVGLADGLGYAEIARRLDRPTSTVSREVTRNGGPRGYRAEHAHHATAYRARRRTPLDRPTAPGEEPKVLEFIDRLAETMVANGLPRMAARVLARLYTTDERSLTAAQLVRQLQVSPASISKAIGYLEQLEMVERGREPQSRREHYVIADDVWMRAWMTSARANASWADIAREGTALFDPGTPAGVRLQQMARFFTQLSDDMAGGSSTAAAEDAATVLAALLYAGRPLTAEELTTALGWAPPRVAQALHDAEAYAPFTDPIVLERPAPTTYAVGAAPDRLSPDQRRALLS; encoded by the coding sequence ATGCCGGGCGACAGGCTGAGCCAGGACGAGCGTCGCGCGATCGGCGTGGGGCTGGCCGACGGTCTCGGGTACGCCGAGATCGCGCGCCGGCTGGACCGGCCGACCTCGACGGTGAGCCGCGAGGTCACCCGCAATGGCGGGCCCCGCGGCTATCGGGCCGAGCACGCGCACCACGCGACGGCGTACCGGGCTCGACGTCGTACGCCGCTCGACCGGCCCACCGCACCCGGTGAGGAGCCGAAGGTCCTCGAGTTCATCGACCGCCTCGCCGAGACGATGGTCGCGAACGGCCTACCGCGGATGGCCGCGCGGGTGCTCGCCCGGCTCTACACAACCGACGAACGCAGCCTGACCGCGGCGCAACTGGTCCGGCAGTTGCAGGTGAGCCCGGCGTCGATCTCGAAGGCGATCGGCTACCTGGAGCAGCTCGAGATGGTCGAGCGCGGCCGCGAGCCGCAGAGCCGTCGCGAGCACTACGTGATCGCCGACGACGTCTGGATGCGCGCGTGGATGACCAGCGCGCGGGCCAACGCCAGCTGGGCCGACATCGCACGGGAAGGCACGGCGTTGTTCGATCCCGGTACGCCGGCCGGGGTGCGGCTGCAGCAGATGGCGCGCTTCTTCACCCAGCTCAGCGACGACATGGCGGGTGGCTCGTCAACGGCTGCTGCGGAGGACGCGGCGACCGTGCTCGCCGCGCTGCTGTACGCCGGGCGGCCGTTGACCGCCGAGGAACTCACGACCGCTCTCGGCTGGGCGCCGCCGCGAGTAGCCCAGGCCCTGCATGACGCCGAGGCCTACGCACCCTTCACCGATCCGATCGTTCTCGAGCGACCGGCACCGACGACGTACGCCGTGGGTGCGGCGCCGGACCGGTTGAGCCCGGACCAGCGCCGCGCCTTGCTCAGCTGA
- a CDS encoding MerR family transcriptional regulator, which translates to MRINELAEQSGVAPATIKYYVREGLLPGGERAGYNQVSYDASHLHRIRLLRAMIGMGGLPIALVKQVVAAVDDPERTVHSTLGEAQRAVSAARTGARASARDGARAGTGVGAGTGAGAGAGTGPGAGAGSAAQAAAGTGTRTETGAGAEAPPAAPDRATSVDEVLTAATDLGHGDIADLLDAYRASAAHLAELELEWLERAGDDLDALTERAVIGTVLGDALLTAVRREAQKQASRTHFGSPDAL; encoded by the coding sequence ATGCGGATCAACGAGCTCGCCGAGCAGTCCGGTGTGGCGCCGGCGACGATCAAGTACTACGTCCGCGAGGGCCTGCTGCCCGGCGGCGAGCGGGCCGGCTACAACCAGGTCTCGTACGACGCCTCGCACCTGCACCGCATCCGTTTGCTTCGGGCAATGATCGGAATGGGCGGCCTCCCGATCGCCCTCGTCAAGCAGGTCGTCGCCGCTGTCGACGACCCCGAGCGCACCGTCCACAGCACGCTGGGCGAGGCACAACGTGCAGTCTCCGCCGCGCGAACGGGAGCGCGGGCGAGCGCGCGGGATGGAGCGCGAGCGGGAACTGGGGTGGGAGCCGGGACGGGAGCGGGAGCCGGGGCGGGAACCGGGCCAGGAGCGGGAGCCGGGTCGGCAGCGCAGGCGGCAGCCGGGACGGGGACGCGGACGGAGACCGGAGCGGGAGCCGAGGCACCGCCCGCGGCACCGGACCGCGCCACCTCGGTGGACGAGGTTCTCACGGCCGCGACAGACCTCGGCCACGGTGACATCGCGGACCTGCTCGACGCGTACCGGGCGTCGGCCGCGCACCTGGCCGAGCTGGAGCTGGAGTGGCTCGAGCGCGCCGGCGACGACCTCGACGCTCTCACCGAGCGCGCGGTCATCGGCACCGTGCTCGGCGACGCGCTCCTGACCGCCGTACGGCGGGAGGCCCAGAAGCAGGCCTCGCGCACGCACTTCGGCTCACCCGACGCGCTGTAG
- a CDS encoding winged helix-turn-helix transcriptional regulator, giving the protein MSDQETAPEALRWSTANCTISRTMEILGEKWTFHVLREVFVGLRRFEDIRTRTEIPRQVLTDRLARLIDRGLLRRVPYRLPGQRERYEYRLTQAGLDLYPVMVALVQWGDEHLPLDDGPPLIARHRGCGEEVTVTMHCAGGHEPEPREVAFTPGPSAQVRIVD; this is encoded by the coding sequence ATGAGCGATCAGGAGACGGCCCCGGAGGCACTGCGCTGGTCGACGGCGAACTGCACGATCTCGCGCACGATGGAGATCCTCGGCGAGAAGTGGACGTTCCACGTACTGCGTGAGGTGTTCGTCGGGCTGCGGCGGTTCGAGGACATCCGGACCCGGACTGAGATCCCCCGGCAGGTGCTCACTGATCGGCTGGCTCGGTTGATCGATCGGGGGTTGTTGCGGCGTGTTCCGTACCGGCTGCCTGGGCAGCGGGAGCGGTACGAGTACCGCCTGACTCAGGCCGGGCTCGATCTGTATCCGGTGATGGTCGCGCTGGTCCAGTGGGGCGACGAGCACCTGCCGCTCGACGACGGGCCCCCGCTCATCGCCCGCCACCGCGGGTGTGGCGAGGAGGTCACCGTGACCATGCACTGCGCGGGCGGACACGAACCGGAGCCCCGCGAGGTTGCGTTCACTCCTGGGCCGTCGGCGCAGGTTCGCATCGTCGACTGA
- a CDS encoding YeiH family protein → MSAEVEERTTGTPQAGLIATGVLVVLALAALTRYFEQNVPTWTEGTALEELGAAIEYPVYAIAIGLLANAVLAATGVRDRLAGGFRTEFFIKTGLVLLGASINLAVLVTAAGPAIAQAFLMIVLVFGFTWWLAGKLGVDDKLRALLSSAVSICGVSAAIAAAGAVQAKKEQLAYTASLVILFALPSIFLLPALADAFGLSPEVAGAWIGGNIDTTAAVTAAGALAGEDTLQVAAIVKTTQNALIGFVAVGLTAYFAFKVERRPATVGAEAGATDEPGAASENSAGETSARSAAGIAGELWRRFPKFVLGFVAASVIATIYLDQVGASEGKPVITVINDLRTWFLILAFVSIGLEFKARSLREAGWRPIVVFAAAVLFNLILGLGLSALLFSGVDLS, encoded by the coding sequence ATGAGCGCCGAGGTCGAGGAGCGCACCACCGGTACGCCGCAGGCGGGGCTGATCGCGACCGGCGTACTGGTCGTGCTCGCGCTCGCCGCGCTGACCCGGTACTTCGAGCAGAACGTGCCGACCTGGACCGAGGGGACGGCGCTGGAGGAGCTCGGCGCCGCGATCGAGTACCCGGTCTACGCGATCGCGATCGGGCTGCTGGCGAACGCCGTCCTGGCGGCGACCGGCGTACGGGATCGGTTGGCCGGTGGGTTCCGGACCGAGTTCTTCATCAAGACCGGCCTGGTGCTGCTCGGGGCGTCGATCAACCTCGCCGTACTGGTCACCGCGGCCGGACCGGCGATCGCGCAGGCGTTCCTGATGATCGTGCTGGTCTTCGGCTTCACCTGGTGGCTGGCGGGCAAGCTCGGGGTCGACGACAAGCTGCGGGCGCTGCTGTCGTCGGCCGTGTCGATCTGTGGGGTCAGCGCGGCGATCGCGGCGGCCGGTGCGGTGCAGGCGAAGAAGGAGCAGCTCGCGTATACGGCGAGTCTGGTGATCCTGTTCGCACTGCCGTCGATCTTCCTGCTGCCGGCACTGGCCGACGCGTTCGGCCTGTCGCCGGAGGTCGCGGGGGCGTGGATCGGCGGGAACATCGACACGACGGCGGCGGTCACCGCGGCGGGTGCGCTGGCCGGCGAGGACACGCTGCAGGTCGCGGCGATCGTGAAGACGACGCAGAACGCGCTGATCGGCTTCGTCGCGGTCGGGCTGACGGCGTACTTCGCCTTCAAGGTCGAGCGGCGTCCGGCCACGGTCGGCGCCGAGGCGGGTGCGACCGACGAGCCGGGGGCGGCAAGCGAGAACTCGGCCGGCGAGACCTCGGCGAGGTCGGCCGCCGGAATCGCCGGAGAGCTGTGGCGGCGGTTCCCCAAGTTCGTGCTCGGGTTCGTCGCCGCGTCGGTGATCGCGACGATCTACCTCGACCAGGTGGGCGCGAGCGAGGGCAAGCCGGTGATCACCGTCATCAACGATCTACGGACCTGGTTCCTGATCCTGGCGTTCGTTAGCATCGGGCTCGAGTTCAAGGCCCGCTCGTTGCGGGAGGCCGGCTGGCGGCCGATCGTCGTGTTCGCCGCGGCCGTGCTGTTCAACCTGATCCTGGGGCTCGGCCTGTCGGCGCTGCTGTTCTCGGGCGTGGATCTCAGCTGA
- a CDS encoding GNAT family N-acetyltransferase, whose product MKQTQLIPPPPRRTDDFVVRRAAPDDHGKLSAMLDGLSELSLYFRFQTAVGHPPRAALIEPLLNSSGDSWVAERNNHVVAHAMWAWAHGTTDTPTAELAAIVADPYQGRGLGTRMLNLAATQARAAGAEQLLLVVSTANDRTLRLIRRHWPNAPTERDGPLINFTIPTT is encoded by the coding sequence GTGAAGCAGACCCAGCTGATTCCGCCGCCACCCCGCCGTACGGACGACTTCGTGGTCCGCCGGGCCGCCCCGGACGACCACGGCAAACTCTCCGCGATGCTCGACGGCCTGTCCGAGCTGAGCCTGTACTTCCGGTTCCAGACCGCCGTCGGCCACCCACCCCGCGCCGCATTGATCGAGCCGCTGCTGAACTCGTCCGGCGACTCCTGGGTCGCCGAGCGCAACAACCACGTGGTCGCCCACGCGATGTGGGCCTGGGCCCACGGCACCACGGACACCCCCACCGCCGAGCTGGCCGCGATCGTCGCCGACCCGTACCAGGGCCGCGGCCTAGGCACCCGCATGCTGAACCTAGCCGCCACCCAGGCCCGCGCCGCCGGCGCCGAACAACTCCTCCTGGTCGTCAGCACCGCCAACGACCGAACCCTCCGCCTCATCCGCCGCCACTGGCCCAATGCCCCCACCGAACGAGACGGCCCCTTGATCAACTTCACCATCCCCACCACCTGA
- a CDS encoding VOC family protein, translating into MAITTTTHLNFRGAARQALEFYRSVFGGEVALVTYGDAGLAQDPAAADQIMWGQVQGGQGIHVMAYDVPAWMQYEPGVNAVFVSVRGSDPAELTAYWKGLAEGADVVQDLGPAAWSPLYGMLKDRFGVVWVLDLAVAPQET; encoded by the coding sequence ATGGCGATCACCACCACCACGCACCTCAACTTCCGCGGCGCCGCTCGGCAGGCGCTGGAGTTCTACCGCTCCGTGTTCGGCGGCGAGGTCGCGCTGGTCACCTACGGCGACGCCGGACTGGCGCAGGACCCCGCGGCCGCCGATCAGATCATGTGGGGGCAGGTCCAGGGCGGCCAGGGGATCCACGTGATGGCGTACGACGTACCGGCGTGGATGCAGTACGAGCCCGGCGTCAACGCGGTCTTCGTGTCCGTGCGCGGCAGCGATCCGGCGGAGCTGACGGCGTACTGGAAGGGACTGGCTGAGGGCGCGGACGTCGTACAGGACCTCGGCCCGGCCGCCTGGTCGCCGCTGTACGGGATGCTGAAGGACCGGTTCGGGGTGGTCTGGGTGCTCGACCTCGCCGTCGCGCCGCAGGAGACGTGA